In the genome of Pseudanabaena mucicola str. Chao 1806, the window CCAGTAATTTGGGAATGTCTTCCGATTGAGAACCGAGGATACGCACAATATCACTGCTACTGTAATTGGAGATACCTCTAGCGACTTCCTTACCATCACGATCGCATAGACTCACTGATTCGTTGGCTTCAAATTTTCCTTCCACTTGCGTAATTCCCGCAGGTAAAAGCGATCGACCTTTATTGACCACTGCATTCACTGCTCCATCATCGAGAAAGAGTTTCCCTAATGGAACCATGCCATAGGCAATCCAGCGTTTACGAGCATTGACGGTTTTTGGTTGAGCGGCAAACTGTGTCCCAAATTTCTCCCCATTGAGAATTGCGGCAATGCGCTCAGGTAAATCTCCTCGCGTAATCACTGTCTTTACTCCTGCAGCCGAAGCGATTCTTGCAGCATCCAGTTTGGTGGTCATGCCACCTGTTCCCCATTGTGTACCACCAGTCCCTAAGGCTTGCTTCTCACAGATCGTTTGACGGAGTTCCTGCAATTGTTCATGTTCCACAAACTCAATGGGCTGAGCATCGGGATTTTGTCGTGGATCATCAGAATATAGGCGATCAACATCAGTTAAAAGGAATAGCCAATCTGCTTCGATTAAACTAGCTACTAGCGCCGATAGTGTATCGTTATCGCCAAATTTCAATTCATCGACCGCAACTGTATCATTCTCATTCACAATTGGCACAACGCCTAGTTCTAACAACTCATGGAAAGTAGCATGAACATTCATATAATGCTGACGTTGAATGAGATTGCCCCGTGTTAATAAAACTTGAGCAACAGGTTGTTGAAGTGAACCAAAAAAGTCATCATAAATCCTAATTAAACGCCCTTGACCAACAGCCGCGATCGCTTGTTTTTTTGAGATTTTACGTGGACGTTGTTTCAGTCCTAGTCTGCCACAACCAATTCCCACTGCACCCGAAGAGACTAAAACTACACTGTGACCTTCGCGCCGCAAATGTACAATCGCTTCTACGAGTTTGGCGATCGTTGCTAGTTGGAGATACCCTGATTCAGGATGACTGAGGCTAGAAGTACCAATTTTGATGACAACGATCAGTGGTGGAATTTGCAGTTGCATTTGCTCTAAAAGATGGAGATAAAAAATCGCTTAGCGATTTTTTATCGTATCACTTTAATACCCGATTAATACCCTACTGCCGCCAGATCAGGCTGGAAACTATCTACTTTGAGGCGATGTACATCCGTTTCCATTACACCATTTGGATAAAGGCGCAAATGCCGAAATCCAGGGGGCTGATGATCAATTTGGAATTTATCATTTTGAGGTTCAAATTGAATACAGGTCGATGGAGTCACAAGGCAGCGAACGGAGTTATGAGGGGTTTCATATATTTGATCAAAGGCTTGATGGGCATGACCATTTAAAACTATTTCGATCTGAGGGTGGCGATCGCATATTGCCCAAAATTCATCTTGATTTTCTAGACAAATCCTATCGATCCATTGCGAACCGAGAGGGACAGCAGGATGATGAAAGGCGATCAGAGTAGGGCGATCAGGATAGGCACTGAGATTTTTCTCTAGATATAATAATTCCTCATCTGAGAGGTAACCATGGACAGCATCAACGACAACGGAGCTAAGTAACAAAATCCTCCACTTCCCCACGTCGATAGAGCGGCTAAGATGCACATATTCACTAGGTAAATGGGCTTTCATCAGGGGAATATCATCATGATTCCCTGCTAAGCAGTAGGCATGAATTCCAAAATCATTTAGAGATTGACGCAATCGTCCATAGGATTCGATGCTGCCATCTTGGGTGAGGTCACCTGTCAATAAGAGTAAATCAACCTGAGGTAAAGTTCTTTTTACTTGTTTGAGAACTTCTTGAAAAGAGAAATCAGTCTTAATACCCACTAAAGAGCGATTAATATCCGCAAATAGATGGATATCAGTTAACTGTGCAATGGAGACAAAACTACCGTAATTGATTACGCCTTTCATACTACCTATACCTGTACAAATAAACAACTATATGTTTCGATGATTTCGGTTTTTTAATGATAGAAAAATAACAACCACTCAGCCCGTTGAATGGTAGAATTCTGTGCTAGTTTGAGCTTAATAAATGTTTATAGAAATATTGTCAAAAAGCTTAAATCTGTCTATTAACTTATGATGGCTGTAACCAATACGCTGTGATTTGTATCACAATCTAGCGCTTTTTAAGAAAGCGAGGCGCATAGGTTTATTTCTCCGCCGAAGGCAGAAAAATAAACCCGTACTTTACTACTGGAAAACACTGTATAGCAATCCTAAATCAGTTGTAGAGATCTTTGGCTTTGACTTCGCTCAGCAATCGGCTTATGGGTAGCAGAACGAAGTCGAAGCAACTTACTTCTTTACTTCTCATTGAGGATTGCTAAGTAGCTTAACTTAATTAAAACCCAAACCAGAGTTTTGTTCCGCCCGCTACGCGGGCGGAACAAAACTCTCGGTTTTAGTTTACTTATGTCTAGCTGCTTATAACTGATCAAAAGCTAATTAAAATCTAGCAAAAAGCTATAAACATAATGCTTTTAGACAAGTCTCGTACTTACCATGACCCAATTCATGGAGCAATTACCCTGAATGGAAGCGATCGCACTGAGGCATTATTAATTAAACTAATTGATACACCTGAGTTTCAACGCTTAAGACGCATTCATCAATTAGATATTGCTTACTTTACCTTTCATGGGGCAGAAGGATCGAGGTTTACGCATTCTCTAGGAGTCATGGCGTTAACTCGACGCGCTTTTGAGGCGATCACCATCAAATATCCCTATCTGGAAATCCATCGCACTGTAGTTTTAGTAGCCGCCCTACTACATGATCTTGGACATGGCGCTTATAGTCATGCGTCTGAAGAAGTTTTTGGAAGTAACCATGAAATCTGGACTTTGCGATTAATTAAGTTTGGCAAAATTGCCGAGGTTCTCAATAGGTTTTCTCCGAATTTAGTAGATGATTTAGCAAAATTATTCACGAAAAAGTATCCAGTCCCATTTGTTTATCAATTAATTTCTAGTCAAATCGATTGCGATCGCCTTGATTATTTAGAGCGTGATAGTTATTTCACAGGGGCAAAGTATGGGCAGCTAGATTTAGATCGAATTTTATTAGCCTTAAGATTTGATCCAATTTCTCAAAGTTTAGTGATTGGGCGCAAAGGAATTGTCGCGATCGAGCATTATTTAACGGTGCGCTATTTTATGTATTTGCAGGTTTA includes:
- the proB gene encoding glutamate 5-kinase — translated: MQLQIPPLIVVIKIGTSSLSHPESGYLQLATIAKLVEAIVHLRREGHSVVLVSSGAVGIGCGRLGLKQRPRKISKKQAIAAVGQGRLIRIYDDFFGSLQQPVAQVLLTRGNLIQRQHYMNVHATFHELLELGVVPIVNENDTVAVDELKFGDNDTLSALVASLIEADWLFLLTDVDRLYSDDPRQNPDAQPIEFVEHEQLQELRQTICEKQALGTGGTQWGTGGMTTKLDAARIASAAGVKTVITRGDLPERIAAILNGEKFGTQFAAQPKTVNARKRWIAYGMVPLGKLFLDDGAVNAVVNKGRSLLPAGITQVEGKFEANESVSLCDRDGKEVARGISNYSSSDIVRILGSQSEDIPKLLGFDGEETVIHRDNLVSL
- the cpdA gene encoding 3',5'-cyclic-AMP phosphodiesterase, with product MKGVINYGSFVSIAQLTDIHLFADINRSLVGIKTDFSFQEVLKQVKRTLPQVDLLLLTGDLTQDGSIESYGRLRQSLNDFGIHAYCLAGNHDDIPLMKAHLPSEYVHLSRSIDVGKWRILLLSSVVVDAVHGYLSDEELLYLEKNLSAYPDRPTLIAFHHPAVPLGSQWIDRICLENQDEFWAICDRHPQIEIVLNGHAHQAFDQIYETPHNSVRCLVTPSTCIQFEPQNDKFQIDHQPPGFRHLRLYPNGVMETDVHRLKVDSFQPDLAAVGY
- a CDS encoding HD domain-containing protein; the encoded protein is MLLDKSRTYHDPIHGAITLNGSDRTEALLIKLIDTPEFQRLRRIHQLDIAYFTFHGAEGSRFTHSLGVMALTRRAFEAITIKYPYLEIHRTVVLVAALLHDLGHGAYSHASEEVFGSNHEIWTLRLIKFGKIAEVLNRFSPNLVDDLAKLFTKKYPVPFVYQLISSQIDCDRLDYLERDSYFTGAKYGQLDLDRILLALRFDPISQSLVIGRKGIVAIEHYLTVRYFMYLQVYNHAKNLAARFVLEKIFHRAKALITANLAPNQIFADRTITAWLTQDPQTLTCEEYLASDDIVFAYHIQRWRDSEDAILADLCRRFLNRDLFHAKEISHLDDVQQQEQLDTWYAKLQSQGLDPKYYCGIRVSRTKGYSIYRQGINIQTEQGLQDIARLSPLVKAITHQIQRAWLVHP